A single Wolbachia endosymbiont (group A) of Bibio marci DNA region contains:
- a CDS encoding phospholipid-binding protein MlaC has translation MNITKVLIIIVFIVISSSAYTNCTDHKIFVHTMKQQVDGISTKGNRKNLEHVHEKLQEVIQNNVNLKGISQFVIGKHWALVKQKEKEDFLREYEVYLTRLCVKILYKYMHDSEMIIMSAKAVDDETCLIGTRFSYGDEEFTNIDFKVTKNNSSFLISDVVMSGISIAINQRSQFSEKIDTHGIASVIDELKCNNNL, from the coding sequence ATGAATATTACTAAAGTTTTAATCATTATTGTTTTTATTGTAATTTCTTCAAGTGCTTATACTAATTGTACAGATCACAAAATTTTTGTGCATACTATGAAGCAACAAGTGGATGGTATATCTACAAAAGGAAATAGAAAAAACCTAGAGCATGTACACGAAAAGCTTCAGGAGGTCATTCAGAATAATGTTAACCTCAAAGGAATATCGCAATTCGTTATAGGGAAACATTGGGCTTTAGTTAAACAAAAAGAAAAAGAAGATTTTTTAAGAGAGTATGAAGTGTATCTTACGCGTTTGTGCGTTAAAATTTTATATAAATACATGCATGATAGTGAAATGATCATAATGAGTGCAAAAGCAGTTGACGATGAAACTTGCTTAATTGGTACAAGGTTCTCTTATGGTGATGAAGAATTTACAAATATTGATTTTAAAGTTACTAAAAATAACAGTTCTTTCTTGATAAGTGATGTTGTAATGAGTGGAATAAGTATTGCTATTAATCAACGTTCTCAATTTAGTGAAAAAATCGACACACATGGCATAGCAAGTGTGATAGATGAATTAAAATGTAATAACAATCTATGA
- a CDS encoding IS4 family transposase — MEAIMDQIERVLNLIKDEDLERLGKLSEVDKCNTKLLGKIIFKGLMKLILMGQKTSLRALEMVINRCIMDKNSDKSTVTYSGLSKRLKVINPEYFKGVYIDLMSKIKKLLPQKTSNNLHKFDSTIINLSGYLIKDGLKIGGKSNDSQVKVSVGLKDQLPTSIRFCKGQEESSEDIALVRAINEAKVEKEDILLFDRGIRKVGTFAEFDEKEYKFITRVKVGRKHDVISRNKVIREQKSDGSEILEDIIVNLYRARGKVAEKHDLRLIKIRNKIGDEIWFLTNLFEMPAYEVTELYRRRWDIEVFFKFIKQNLGYKHFLSHTMNGMKVYIYMIGFVISCL, encoded by the coding sequence ATGGAGGCAATAATGGATCAAATAGAAAGAGTACTAAATTTAATAAAAGATGAGGATTTAGAAAGGCTAGGAAAATTAAGTGAAGTAGATAAATGTAATACTAAATTGTTGGGCAAGATTATATTTAAAGGTCTAATGAAATTAATATTAATGGGGCAAAAAACAAGCCTAAGAGCGCTAGAAATGGTAATAAACAGGTGTATAATGGATAAGAATAGCGATAAAAGTACAGTAACATACAGTGGTTTGTCAAAAAGGTTAAAAGTTATAAATCCAGAATATTTTAAGGGAGTATATATTGATTTGATGAGCAAGATTAAAAAGCTATTACCCCAAAAAACATCAAATAACTTACATAAATTTGATTCGACGATCATAAATTTATCGGGATATCTCATAAAAGATGGGCTAAAAATAGGCGGTAAAAGTAACGACAGTCAAGTTAAAGTGAGTGTAGGATTAAAGGATCAATTGCCGACAAGTATAAGATTTTGTAAAGGACAAGAAGAAAGTAGTGAAGATATAGCATTAGTGAGAGCAATTAATGAAGCTAAAGTTGAAAAAGAGGATATTTTATTATTTGATAGAGGAATCAGAAAAGTTGGAACTTTTGCCGAATTTGATGAAAAGGAGTACAAATTTATCACAAGAGTTAAAGTAGGAAGAAAACATGATGTTATAAGCAGGAACAAAGTTATAAGAGAACAAAAATCGGATGGATCAGAGATTTTAGAAGATATAATAGTTAATCTTTATCGTGCACGAGGTAAAGTGGCAGAAAAGCATGATCTACGGCTAATAAAAATCAGAAATAAAATTGGAGATGAAATATGGTTTTTGACAAACTTGTTTGAAATGCCAGCTTATGAAGTAACAGAGCTATATAGGCGCAGATGGGATATAGAAGTGTTCTTTAAATTTATAAAGCAAAATCTTGGATATAAGCACTTTTTAAGCCATACTATGAATGGCATGAAGGTGTATATTTACATGATCGGCTTTGTTATTTCTTGTTTATAA
- the grxC gene encoding glutaredoxin 3, producing the protein MKNTKGKVIIYVKQHCPFCKKAKELLDKKGVKYEEIDVLKNSDLFNDIKSKYNVRTVPQIFINDKHIGGCDKLMDLEKEGKLDDMLNNNDNHIDVTTYTSSNDEYEEGVVLRDDFI; encoded by the coding sequence GTGAAAAATACTAAAGGAAAAGTTATAATATATGTAAAGCAGCACTGCCCATTCTGCAAAAAAGCAAAAGAGTTGCTGGATAAAAAAGGTGTGAAATATGAAGAAATCGATGTGCTCAAAAACTCAGATCTATTTAACGACATAAAATCAAAGTATAACGTTAGAACAGTTCCACAGATTTTTATCAACGATAAGCACATTGGGGGGTGTGACAAATTGATGGATCTTGAAAAAGAAGGAAAGTTGGATGATATGCTAAATAATAATGACAATCACATTGATGTCACAACCTACACAAGTAGCAATGACGAATATGAAGAAGGCGTTGTACTACGCGATGATTTTATATAA
- the purN gene encoding phosphoribosylglycinamide formyltransferase codes for MKKIKLGILISGRGSNMQALIEACQDQNFPAEVACVITNNSEAAGLKTAEQAGIPAFVVNNKPLDADKIHKILVQHKVDLICLAGFMRILKADFLSKWHNKVINIHPSLLPSFKGLNAQEQALKAGVKITGCTVHYVTPEVDAGAIIAQAAVPVLPADDIQSLSERILAEEHKCYVEAVRSIAESIHY; via the coding sequence ATGAAAAAGATAAAACTCGGAATACTAATTTCAGGCAGGGGATCAAATATGCAGGCCTTGATAGAAGCATGTCAAGATCAGAATTTTCCCGCAGAAGTTGCATGTGTTATCACAAATAATAGCGAAGCTGCTGGTCTGAAAACAGCAGAGCAAGCAGGAATCCCAGCGTTTGTTGTTAATAATAAACCACTTGATGCTGATAAAATTCACAAAATACTTGTTCAACATAAGGTTGATTTAATTTGCCTTGCAGGGTTTATGAGAATTCTCAAAGCTGATTTTCTGAGTAAATGGCATAACAAGGTTATAAATATTCATCCCTCTTTACTTCCGTCTTTTAAAGGTCTAAACGCTCAAGAGCAAGCTCTAAAAGCAGGTGTAAAAATTACAGGTTGTACTGTACATTATGTCACTCCTGAAGTTGATGCTGGAGCCATAATTGCTCAAGCTGCTGTGCCAGTGTTACCAGCTGATGATATTCAAAGCCTTTCAGAACGCATTCTAGCTGAGGAGCATAAGTGTTATGTAGAAGCAGTAAGATCAATAGCAGAAAGTATTCATTATTGA
- a CDS encoding IS5 family transposase, translating to MPQKMKVSNQNEYNKFLQERGNIFHYINEAIENWYENSPKMQGGNYIYSDKVVILVHIIVNLFRIGLRQTVGFIKGYMQQIGRDLAVISYSQASRRFKKLNIKINDCRIDKNNMEDIEIAIDSTGISIYNNTPGHSKENSANRKYRGYEQTRKLHVMLNINSKKAIAVKYSNGVYSDHYGACDLLKEVNFQHVIKALYADRAYDRHKFYKLCHEYDIKAKIPPINNAAEHPEIDYMSDRNAAIRLIKLYGEDGVKEWKKEVNYGKRSYIEGFFSRLKQIFGFSFRNKSEVNREKELLIKCYLLNQFTEIGMAKFEMAT from the coding sequence ATGCCACAGAAAATGAAAGTCAGTAACCAAAATGAATATAACAAATTTCTCCAGGAAAGAGGAAATATTTTTCATTATATCAATGAAGCCATAGAAAATTGGTATGAAAATAGTCCAAAAATGCAAGGCGGCAACTATATTTACAGTGATAAAGTTGTGATTTTGGTGCATATAATTGTCAATCTTTTTAGAATTGGTTTAAGACAAACGGTGGGGTTTATAAAAGGATATATGCAACAAATAGGAAGAGATTTAGCAGTTATCAGCTATTCACAAGCATCAAGAAGGTTTAAGAAACTTAATATTAAGATCAATGATTGCAGAATTGATAAAAATAATATGGAAGACATCGAAATTGCTATAGATAGTACAGGTATCAGCATTTACAACAATACCCCTGGTCACAGCAAGGAAAATAGCGCTAACAGAAAATATCGTGGCTATGAACAGACAAGAAAATTGCATGTAATGTTGAATATAAACAGCAAAAAAGCCATAGCTGTAAAATACAGTAACGGTGTCTACTCTGATCACTATGGAGCTTGCGATTTGCTTAAAGAAGTTAATTTTCAGCATGTCATAAAAGCACTATATGCAGATAGGGCATATGATAGGCACAAGTTTTACAAATTGTGTCACGAATATGATATAAAGGCAAAAATTCCACCAATAAACAATGCGGCAGAACATCCAGAAATAGATTATATGTCTGACAGAAATGCTGCTATTAGGTTAATAAAATTATACGGTGAAGATGGCGTGAAAGAATGGAAAAAAGAAGTAAATTATGGGAAAAGATCTTATATTGAAGGGTTTTTCTCAAGATTAAAGCAAATATTTGGATTCAGCTTTAGGAATAAATCCGAAGTAAATCGCGAAAAAGAATTGCTGATTAAGTGCTATTTGCTTAATCAATTTACTGAAATTGGTATGGCTAAATTTGAAATGGCTACATGA
- a CDS encoding DsbA family protein: MIFRLLFLLILMSVDSYAVVNQHIQKETNEITSKELLSLLPDDKLLGDPKAPILMIEYASLTCYHCSLFHKNVFPKIKEKYIDTGKMLYIFRHFPLDYRGLKAAMLSHCYEKQEDYFNFNKAVFNSIDSWNYSNLSDLTLLQRIAALSNLKQDAFNQCINDKKMMDKIINDKPLAINKLGITATPIFFIKLNDGKSYIEHNKVKHEGYKELKYFTNVIDELYGKAIVK; this comes from the coding sequence ATGATTTTTAGACTATTGTTTTTACTAATTCTTATGAGTGTTGATTCTTATGCAGTTGTTAACCAACATATTCAAAAAGAAACTAATGAAATAACATCAAAAGAGTTACTATCACTATTACCTGATGATAAATTATTAGGAGATCCAAAAGCACCAATTCTAATGATAGAATATGCTTCATTAACTTGCTATCACTGCTCTCTTTTTCATAAGAATGTTTTTCCTAAAATTAAAGAGAAATATATAGATACAGGTAAGATGTTATATATATTTCGTCATTTTCCTTTGGATTACAGAGGGCTAAAGGCTGCAATGCTAAGTCATTGCTACGAAAAACAAGAAGACTACTTTAATTTTAACAAAGCTGTTTTTAACTCAATAGATTCGTGGAATTACTCCAATTTGAGTGATTTGACTTTACTACAAAGAATTGCTGCACTAAGCAACTTAAAGCAAGATGCATTTAACCAATGCATTAATGATAAGAAAATGATGGATAAAATCATAAATGATAAACCACTGGCAATTAATAAACTTGGTATCACAGCCACTCCAATATTTTTCATCAAGCTCAACGATGGTAAGTCATATATAGAGCATAATAAAGTTAAACATGAAGGGTATAAAGAGCTGAAATACTTCACTAACGTAATAGATGAATTATATGGAAAAGCTATAGTGAAGTAA
- a CDS encoding Na+/H+ antiporter subunit E, whose amino-acid sequence MKNLNFRKEIKFFSLSFITLFVLWIILSGYFEPFFIFCGVFSSIFTLFIFRRLINAESALSQILNGTSRLSFYKLVSYIPWLIYQIILSSVYVTKKVLQLKSKLEPIIILRRCKGHNDESIALFASSVTITPGTLTINVESKQKTYLSTMYLIDKDLESGISEIESRILKILRSVK is encoded by the coding sequence ATGAAAAACCTCAACTTTAGGAAGGAAATCAAATTTTTTTCTCTGTCGTTTATAACTTTATTTGTTCTATGGATTATACTGTCTGGTTATTTTGAGCCGTTCTTTATTTTTTGTGGAGTGTTTTCCTCTATATTCACATTGTTTATCTTTAGACGGTTGATAAACGCTGAAAGCGCTCTGAGTCAGATTTTAAATGGTACGAGTAGACTGTCGTTTTATAAGCTCGTGAGTTATATACCATGGTTAATTTACCAAATCATTTTATCAAGTGTTTATGTAACAAAAAAGGTGCTACAACTCAAATCTAAGCTTGAACCGATCATTATCCTAAGAAGATGCAAAGGGCATAATGATGAAAGCATTGCATTATTTGCTAGTTCAGTTACAATCACTCCCGGAACTTTAACTATCAATGTTGAAAGCAAGCAAAAAACGTATTTGTCTACCATGTATTTGATAGATAAAGATCTTGAAAGTGGCATTTCTGAAATAGAAAGTAGAATCTTAAAAATACTACGTTCAGTTAAGTAA
- a CDS encoding M16 family metallopeptidase: protein MRISKFVLLFFFCLSFNLQASGNLNIEEVTTRKGFKFLFVESHDLPKVSLNISFKDAGYAHENAEKQGLTWFTSLVIQEGAGKNDAKGFVKKLEDKGISLRFSAGLETFGVSLNTLSENLEEGVSLLSDAITRPKVDSEGLNRVFEKAKVDFNNLEKNPFFVAKKELGTLLFKKHPYSKSEYGTLDTITNITRDDVLTYIKRNFAKDNIVISVVGCIKKEETITLLDKYLSKLPSKRSKVRKIPVKNNFGSAESKNIFMDIPQSVILFAQKGIAYEDPNYYNASVLINALGSMGLNSILMKELRQNLGITYGVNARILTNKHGNVIAGSINTDSSTASQSVSAIKDTLSKVQKEGIDEQLFKDAKIGLVNNLVLLLSNNTNTAMLLDNMQINDRDVNLINNYANIINDVKLEEVNELASSLLEPENLFFVEVGKNTQSQ, encoded by the coding sequence ATGAGAATAAGTAAATTTGTACTTCTATTTTTTTTCTGCCTAAGCTTTAATTTACAAGCAAGTGGTAACTTAAATATAGAAGAGGTTACTACCCGTAAAGGGTTTAAGTTTCTATTCGTTGAAAGCCACGATTTACCAAAAGTTTCACTTAATATATCGTTTAAAGATGCAGGTTATGCACATGAAAATGCAGAAAAACAGGGACTTACTTGGTTTACTTCTCTTGTAATTCAAGAAGGGGCAGGAAAAAATGATGCCAAAGGTTTTGTGAAAAAGCTTGAAGATAAAGGGATTAGTCTACGTTTTAGTGCTGGTTTAGAAACGTTTGGAGTTTCGTTGAACACTCTGTCTGAGAATTTAGAAGAAGGTGTTTCACTACTTAGCGACGCTATAACGCGTCCTAAAGTTGACTCTGAAGGGTTGAATAGAGTTTTCGAGAAAGCCAAAGTTGATTTTAATAATCTTGAAAAAAATCCTTTTTTTGTTGCTAAAAAAGAATTGGGAACGTTGTTATTTAAAAAGCACCCTTACTCAAAAAGTGAATATGGAACTCTTGATACTATAACAAATATTACTAGAGACGATGTTTTAACATACATAAAGCGCAATTTTGCTAAAGATAACATAGTTATCAGTGTTGTTGGTTGCATAAAAAAAGAAGAAACTATTACATTATTAGATAAATATTTATCTAAATTACCATCAAAAAGATCGAAAGTTAGAAAAATACCTGTAAAAAATAATTTTGGTTCTGCAGAAAGTAAAAATATTTTTATGGATATACCACAGAGTGTGATACTTTTTGCTCAAAAAGGTATAGCTTATGAAGATCCTAATTATTATAACGCTAGTGTCTTGATTAATGCACTTGGTAGCATGGGATTGAATTCAATATTAATGAAAGAACTGAGGCAGAACTTAGGTATTACTTATGGTGTTAATGCACGTATTCTTACCAATAAACATGGGAACGTTATAGCTGGAAGTATTAATACTGATAGTTCTACTGCCAGTCAATCAGTATCAGCAATAAAAGATACGCTGAGCAAGGTTCAAAAAGAAGGAATTGACGAACAATTGTTCAAGGATGCAAAAATTGGCTTGGTAAATAATCTTGTCCTTCTCCTGTCCAATAACACAAATACAGCAATGCTGCTCGATAATATGCAGATAAATGATCGTGATGTTAACCTTATAAATAATTATGCGAATATCATTAATGATGTTAAATTAGAGGAAGTAAACGAACTGGCAAGTTCTTTACTGGAACCCGAAAATTTATTTTTTGTTGAAGTTGGAAAAAACACTCAAAGTCAATAA
- a CDS encoding M16 family metallopeptidase: protein MLHKLFSFLILPALFFTYPISLKALSIEHDIKHAKLSNGLDVYVVPNHRIPAVLHAVIYKVGGMDDPIGKAGLAHYFEHLMFETTGKFTDIEATMSSIGAQFNAFTTKEYTCYFELVPKKDLPLAMEVEADRMGSFNVTQDKIDREKNIVLEERKMIFDNHPNNLLWEEMNSAFYRTGYGRSVIGWESDIKTYNQDDITRFHDNYYHPGNAILLIVGDVEFDEVVKLAEEKYGDIKSKAVIRHYPNQDPVHNAGLLVILESTEVKEPVLYFRYRVPLFEHINEASAAHLAIDILGGGKSSKLYKDLVLDKDVAVSVSAYYNSLTFSDGYIDIEIIPKSGVNLDIVERELDNAINNFMSKGITDEELQSSKYRYKVAQFDNLSDLTHIAMFYVPRLALGIPLDEIDISYSKINDVNLEDVNNKIRTIFSANKLIGRLLPKGDDNENK from the coding sequence ATGCTTCATAAGCTTTTTAGTTTTCTTATACTACCTGCACTTTTTTTTACTTATCCAATTTCTTTGAAGGCTTTAAGCATAGAGCACGACATAAAACATGCTAAACTCAGTAACGGACTAGATGTCTATGTTGTTCCTAATCATCGGATTCCAGCCGTTTTACATGCAGTGATATATAAAGTTGGGGGAATGGATGATCCAATCGGCAAAGCAGGATTGGCTCACTACTTTGAACATTTAATGTTTGAAACTACAGGGAAGTTCACAGATATAGAAGCCACTATGAGTAGCATTGGGGCTCAATTTAACGCATTTACCACTAAAGAATATACTTGTTATTTTGAGTTGGTCCCAAAAAAAGATTTACCACTTGCAATGGAAGTTGAAGCAGATAGAATGGGCAGCTTTAATGTTACTCAAGACAAAATAGATAGAGAAAAAAACATTGTACTGGAAGAAAGAAAAATGATATTTGATAATCATCCTAACAACTTGTTATGGGAAGAAATGAATAGTGCATTTTACCGTACTGGCTATGGTAGATCTGTTATCGGCTGGGAGAGCGATATCAAAACTTACAATCAAGATGACATAACGAGGTTTCATGATAACTATTATCACCCCGGCAATGCAATATTACTGATTGTTGGTGATGTGGAATTTGATGAAGTAGTGAAGCTAGCAGAAGAAAAATATGGTGACATTAAGTCTAAGGCAGTAATTAGGCATTACCCAAATCAAGATCCAGTGCATAATGCAGGTTTATTGGTGATTTTAGAGAGCACTGAAGTAAAAGAACCAGTTTTATATTTTCGTTATCGTGTTCCCTTATTTGAGCACATAAATGAAGCCTCTGCTGCTCATTTAGCGATTGACATTTTAGGTGGCGGCAAATCCAGCAAACTGTATAAAGATTTGGTTTTAGATAAAGATGTGGCAGTATCAGTATCTGCTTATTACAATAGTTTAACTTTTAGTGATGGCTACATTGATATTGAAATAATTCCAAAAAGCGGAGTTAATTTAGATATTGTTGAAAGAGAGTTAGATAATGCTATTAATAACTTCATGTCTAAAGGAATAACGGATGAGGAGTTGCAAAGCTCGAAATATAGATACAAAGTAGCACAATTTGATAATCTATCTGACTTAACTCATATAGCAATGTTTTATGTGCCACGCCTCGCACTTGGTATTCCACTTGATGAAATAGATATTTCATATAGCAAAATCAATGATGTTAATTTAGAGGATGTAAATAACAAAATTCGTACTATCTTTTCTGCTAATAAGTTAATTGGCCGTTTATTACCAAAAGGAGATGATAATGAGAATAAGTAA
- the ribF gene encoding riboflavin biosynthesis protein RibF: MKIIYNCEQGIENNIALTFGNFDGIHLGHKFAISTLKKVAQERGLPSAVLTFEPHPSTVLFGRNNFRLIDQEQKKELISSYGIDYLYIINFNRGFSEVSCDDFISKILIDKYGAKHIIVGENCTFGHKRLGDILTLEKYSETYGYSLTKLEPLIIDGKICSSSSIREYVQRGETEIANKLLGRPYQVSGVVTKGACRGREIGFPTINIPIEDCMIKPKFGTYYAKVMFSDNNPNWLYGVVNIGMRPTFKDLKKPIIEMHIFDFDEDVYNHKVNIQLLKFIRSEKKFHSIEELTKQINYDILKVCRLKANL, encoded by the coding sequence ATGAAAATTATTTATAATTGTGAGCAAGGGATAGAAAATAATATAGCACTGACCTTCGGAAATTTCGATGGCATTCATTTAGGACATAAATTTGCAATTTCCACTCTAAAGAAGGTAGCACAAGAAAGAGGATTACCCTCCGCAGTTTTAACTTTTGAGCCTCACCCATCAACTGTTTTATTTGGTAGAAACAATTTTAGGTTAATAGACCAAGAACAAAAAAAGGAACTGATCAGCAGCTATGGTATAGATTACTTGTATATTATTAATTTTAATAGAGGTTTTTCTGAGGTTAGCTGCGATGACTTTATCAGTAAGATTTTAATAGATAAATATGGCGCTAAACACATAATTGTCGGAGAAAATTGCACTTTTGGTCATAAACGATTGGGTGATATATTAACTCTAGAGAAATATTCTGAAACATATGGATACTCTTTGACTAAATTAGAGCCATTAATAATTGACGGCAAAATTTGCTCTTCTTCTTCAATAAGGGAGTATGTACAGAGGGGCGAAACAGAAATTGCTAATAAATTGCTCGGCAGACCTTATCAAGTTTCTGGTGTTGTGACAAAAGGTGCATGTAGAGGTAGAGAAATAGGATTTCCAACCATAAATATTCCTATAGAAGATTGCATGATAAAACCAAAATTTGGTACATATTACGCTAAAGTGATGTTTTCTGATAATAACCCAAATTGGTTATATGGAGTAGTCAATATTGGTATGAGACCTACATTTAAGGATCTGAAAAAGCCCATAATAGAAATGCACATATTCGATTTTGATGAAGACGTATATAATCATAAAGTCAACATACAACTTTTAAAATTCATAAGGTCAGAAAAAAAATTCCATAGTATTGAGGAGTTAACAAAACAGATAAATTATGATATACTTAAAGTTTGTAGGTTAAAGGCAAATTTATGA
- a CDS encoding type II toxin-antitoxin system RatA family toxin, with translation MLYQYREQGTFLCSPNEVFKIVIDVERYPDFVPWCKAVYIKEKINNQMVVDLLAAFHGIKGRYTSEVTFLSPSGTNEGWIKAVSSNGIFKHLYNEWQFIPIDENKTMVKFYIEFKFKSNSFSTLLNSVYKYTQSKIIAAFKDRAESLAKQKLS, from the coding sequence ATGCTTTATCAATACAGAGAACAAGGTACCTTCCTATGTTCGCCTAATGAAGTATTCAAAATTGTAATTGATGTTGAAAGGTATCCTGATTTTGTTCCTTGGTGCAAAGCCGTTTATATAAAAGAAAAAATTAACAACCAAATGGTTGTGGATCTCCTCGCAGCTTTTCATGGAATTAAAGGAAGGTACACATCAGAAGTAACCTTTCTTTCTCCAAGTGGAACAAATGAAGGTTGGATAAAAGCTGTATCATCAAATGGAATATTTAAACATCTATACAATGAATGGCAATTCATTCCCATAGATGAAAATAAAACTATGGTAAAGTTTTATATAGAGTTTAAGTTTAAGTCCAACTCATTTTCCACTTTATTAAACTCAGTATATAAATATACACAAAGTAAAATAATTGCTGCATTTAAAGATAGGGCTGAAAGCCTTGCTAAACAAAAGTTATCTTGA
- the lspA gene encoding signal peptidase II → MKKLCLIVILIIVLIDQTSKSYINSLIDEGESIEITSFIKLVEVWNSGISFGMCSALPHGGFFFSAVSILIIGILAYLIYKSDDQSTYLGFSLMIGGAIGNVVDRIYWGAVYDFIYFHIDDWYWPAFNLADLSIVCGMFTLLYKCYIYDMLISKQNEE, encoded by the coding sequence ATGAAAAAGTTATGCTTAATTGTTATATTAATTATAGTATTGATTGACCAAACGAGCAAATCGTACATAAACTCATTGATTGATGAAGGAGAATCAATTGAGATCACTAGCTTTATAAAGCTAGTTGAAGTTTGGAATTCAGGTATTAGTTTTGGAATGTGTAGCGCTTTACCACATGGCGGTTTCTTTTTTTCAGCAGTTTCAATACTAATAATTGGTATACTTGCATACTTGATATACAAGTCTGATGATCAGTCAACTTACCTTGGTTTTTCTCTGATGATTGGTGGAGCAATCGGAAACGTAGTTGACAGGATCTACTGGGGAGCTGTATATGATTTCATATATTTTCATATTGATGATTGGTATTGGCCAGCCTTTAATTTAGCAGATTTATCTATAGTTTGTGGAATGTTTACATTGCTATATAAGTGTTATATATACGATATGCTTATTTCTAAACAAAATGAGGAATAA